A region from the Mucilaginibacter sp. CSA2-8R genome encodes:
- the mutL gene encoding DNA mismatch repair endonuclease MutL: MSDIIQLLPDAVANQIAAGEVVQRPASAVKELVENAIDSGADKIQLILKDAGKALIQVIDNGCGMSITDARMCFERHATSKIRKADDLFAIRTMGFRGEAMASIAAIAQVEMKTRRHEDELGTCICIEGSEVISQDACATSGGTSISVKNLFYNTPARRNFLKSNPVELRHIIDEFQRVALAHPQIFFTMHHEGQEVYHLPAAQLKQRIMHLFGNSYNQRLVPVEEDTTIIKLRGFVGKPEFAKRTRGEQFFFVNNRFIRDNYLNHAVMTAFEELLPEDTYPLYVLFIDIDPSKIDINVHPTKTEIKYQDEKAIYAIIRSAVKRSLGRYNITPTLDFDQENSIEHLITHKPLEQITPPGITFNPNFNPFDTDEKKPVVRQSSSYQEFNNPYKAGIPQNWETLYEISKQEKEQHQTEILPDHSFEVNSEAVSKPSERQLFQIHNRYILSQIKSGFMLINQQAAHERILYERFLQQLQNHSGTSQQSLFPQTVTLNGSDFALLKELLPDIKALGFDIREFGKNTVVVDGIPADVNQGSEHQLLEHLLEGFKNNLAILKLDKRDTLARTLARNAATKAGTRLSLEEMNLLIDQLFACQMPNLALNGKPVISTFTLNELADRFEK, encoded by the coding sequence ATGTCAGATATTATTCAGCTTTTACCGGATGCCGTAGCCAACCAGATTGCCGCAGGCGAAGTAGTGCAACGGCCGGCCTCGGCGGTAAAAGAACTGGTGGAAAATGCTATCGATTCCGGCGCAGATAAAATCCAGCTTATTTTAAAAGATGCCGGCAAAGCACTTATCCAGGTGATTGATAATGGCTGCGGTATGAGCATTACTGATGCGCGGATGTGTTTTGAGCGCCATGCTACCTCCAAGATCCGTAAAGCCGACGATTTATTTGCCATACGCACTATGGGTTTTAGAGGCGAAGCCATGGCATCTATTGCGGCTATTGCCCAGGTGGAGATGAAAACCCGGCGGCACGAGGACGAACTGGGCACCTGCATTTGCATCGAAGGCTCAGAAGTAATCAGCCAGGATGCCTGTGCTACCAGCGGCGGCACATCTATATCGGTTAAAAACCTTTTTTATAACACTCCTGCCCGGCGTAACTTTTTAAAAAGCAACCCGGTTGAGCTTCGCCATATTATTGATGAGTTTCAGCGCGTGGCGCTTGCCCATCCGCAAATATTTTTTACGATGCATCATGAGGGGCAGGAAGTTTACCACTTGCCTGCTGCGCAGCTAAAGCAACGTATTATGCATCTGTTTGGCAACAGCTACAACCAACGTTTGGTTCCGGTTGAAGAAGATACGACTATTATTAAACTGCGTGGCTTTGTGGGCAAACCCGAGTTTGCCAAGCGTACCCGCGGCGAGCAGTTCTTTTTTGTAAACAACCGTTTTATACGCGACAATTACCTGAACCATGCAGTAATGACGGCTTTTGAGGAATTACTGCCCGAAGATACTTACCCATTGTATGTATTGTTTATTGATATTGATCCGAGCAAAATTGACATCAATGTACATCCTACCAAAACAGAAATCAAATACCAGGACGAAAAGGCGATTTACGCCATCATCCGGTCGGCTGTAAAACGTTCACTGGGTCGTTACAACATTACACCTACGCTTGATTTTGACCAGGAAAACAGCATAGAACATCTGATTACCCACAAGCCTCTGGAGCAAATTACCCCGCCGGGCATCACCTTTAACCCGAATTTTAATCCGTTTGATACCGACGAAAAAAAGCCTGTCGTAAGGCAAAGCAGCAGTTACCAGGAGTTTAACAACCCATATAAAGCCGGTATACCGCAAAACTGGGAAACCTTATATGAAATAAGTAAACAGGAAAAAGAACAGCATCAAACCGAAATACTGCCCGACCATAGTTTTGAGGTAAACAGCGAAGCTGTAAGCAAACCCAGCGAGAGGCAGCTGTTTCAAATTCATAACCGGTACATACTTTCGCAGATTAAATCGGGCTTTATGCTTATTAACCAGCAGGCAGCACACGAGCGTATATTATATGAACGTTTTTTGCAGCAATTGCAAAACCATTCGGGTACCAGCCAGCAAAGCTTATTCCCACAAACGGTTACATTAAACGGCAGCGACTTTGCACTGCTCAAAGAATTACTTCCGGACATTAAAGCGCTTGGTTTTGACATTCGCGAATTTGGGAAAAATACGGTGGTGGTTGATGGCATTCCGGCCGATGTTAACCAGGGGAGCGAGCATCAATTATTGGAGCATTTGCTGGAGGGATTTAAAAACAATCTGGCTATATTAAAGTTAGATAAGCGCGACACGTTAGCACGTACGCTGGCCCGAAATGCTGCTACCAAAGCAGGCACC
- a CDS encoding amidohydrolase, producing MRKIWPVLLLALFTACKQKEYNADLLIKNAVVYTVDSSFTKAQAFVVNAGKIVAVGKADSLEKIYTARETVDAQGKAVYPGFIDAHTHFYRYGLGLQEVNLENTKSWDEIIDSVQAYAGRSEEGWIIGRGWDQNDWAKKQFPDKAKLDSLFPVRPVVLNRVDGHAVIANQAALNIAGIKAGQKIEGGQIQTVNNKLTGILVDNAVDLVTHKIPQPNDAQVQAALLDAQRNCFAVGLTTVDDCGLDYPMINTINELQHKKALKMRMYVMLSDNEENIKYLFNRGAYKTPGLNVRSFKVYADGALGSRGACLLHDYSDQKGWKGFLLSSQKHFEEVAQRIASKGFQMCTHAIGDSANRVILKIYAGVLQGKNDRRWRIEHAQVIDTADFKYFGQNNVVPSVQPTHATSDMSWAGERLGAQRLKTSYAYKQLLQQNGWLPLGTDFPVENINPLYTFYAATERKDLKGFPANGFQMENALKRIEALRGMTIWAARANFEEKEKGSIEVGKYADFVILDQDLMKAKGANLPHIKVLKTYVNGEKVYEKK from the coding sequence ATGAGAAAAATATGGCCCGTGCTTTTACTGGCACTTTTTACGGCTTGTAAGCAAAAAGAATATAATGCCGACTTGCTGATTAAAAACGCCGTTGTTTACACGGTTGACAGTAGTTTTACCAAGGCACAGGCTTTTGTAGTAAACGCCGGTAAAATAGTAGCCGTTGGTAAAGCCGATAGTTTAGAAAAAATATATACCGCACGTGAGACAGTTGATGCGCAAGGCAAAGCTGTTTATCCGGGCTTTATTGATGCGCATACTCACTTTTACCGTTATGGCTTAGGCTTACAAGAGGTAAACCTGGAAAACACTAAAAGTTGGGACGAGATTATCGACTCGGTGCAAGCCTATGCCGGACGCTCTGAAGAAGGCTGGATTATTGGCCGTGGCTGGGATCAAAACGACTGGGCAAAAAAGCAGTTTCCGGATAAAGCTAAACTGGACTCGCTCTTTCCGGTAAGACCAGTGGTATTAAACCGGGTAGATGGCCATGCTGTAATTGCCAACCAGGCCGCCCTGAATATTGCGGGTATTAAAGCCGGGCAAAAAATTGAAGGCGGACAAATTCAAACGGTTAACAATAAACTTACCGGTATATTGGTAGATAATGCAGTTGACCTGGTTACCCATAAAATACCACAACCTAATGATGCACAAGTACAGGCAGCTTTGTTGGATGCACAACGCAACTGCTTTGCGGTAGGCTTAACCACGGTAGATGATTGCGGTCTGGATTATCCGATGATTAATACCATTAACGAACTGCAGCATAAAAAAGCGTTAAAGATGCGCATGTACGTGATGCTGTCTGATAATGAAGAGAACATTAAATACCTGTTTAATCGTGGGGCTTACAAAACACCGGGCCTAAATGTCAGGTCATTTAAAGTATATGCCGATGGTGCATTAGGCTCAAGAGGGGCTTGTTTATTACATGATTACAGTGACCAAAAAGGCTGGAAAGGCTTTTTACTGAGCAGTCAAAAGCATTTTGAGGAGGTGGCTCAGCGCATTGCATCTAAAGGCTTCCAGATGTGTACCCATGCCATCGGCGATTCGGCTAATCGGGTAATCTTGAAAATATATGCTGGCGTTTTGCAAGGCAAAAACGACCGCCGGTGGCGTATTGAACATGCGCAGGTGATTGATACCGCCGACTTTAAATATTTTGGCCAAAATAATGTCGTGCCTTCCGTACAGCCTACTCATGCTACCTCAGATATGTCGTGGGCCGGCGAGCGTTTGGGGGCACAGCGTTTAAAAACATCCTACGCGTATAAGCAATTGCTGCAACAAAACGGCTGGCTGCCTTTGGGTACCGATTTCCCGGTAGAAAATATCAACCCGCTGTATACCTTTTACGCTGCTACCGAACGTAAAGATTTGAAAGGGTTTCCGGCTAACGGCTTCCAGATGGAAAATGCCTTAAAAAGAATCGAAGCATTACGTGGTATGACCATTTGGGCAGCACGTGCTAATTTTGAGGAGAAAGAAAAAGGAAGTATCGAGGTAGGTAAATATGCAGACTTTGTTATCCTCGACCAGGATTTGATGAAGGCCAAAGGTGCCAACCTGCCGCATATCAAAGTGTTAAAGACCTATGTAAACGGCGAAAAGGTGTATGAAAAAAAGTAA
- a CDS encoding serine hydrolase, giving the protein MKKSKYGWFTVVISGFILLSTACAQQPPLLTLPAGPAYVTEEALTEQSTVLLNNEQNLVPLQDLDKSTVASVRFTNAYAPVFDSLLNKYTHVQTFNGLTYKSIDKLTDDLKLYNTIVLQLTDIDLNNTQLINFITMNDKLKKLVVVYWGSGIALSKLDAVTTPVIWCSRISAVAAAYAAQAVFGGVAITHKLQKGVSSKYTLGSGFLTAKTRLQYTVPEAAGIKADNLSAIDIIAREAVNDQATPGFVVLVAKDGKVIFNKAYGYHTYDKTQPDKITDIFDIASVTKISATTMEVMKLVEQNKLNLDSTVGSYVALARNTNKNNIKVRDLMLHQAGLIPYIPFYERIKVGDHSSDSSAAYPTKVADGYYMRKDYFKDVMWPQMLNSPLRARGVYVYSDLSMYFMKEVVETVTATPLNTYVQDNFYNPLGMQTAGFLPRNRFSKDQIIPTENDTYFRHTLLTGYVHDQGAAMVGGVSGHAGLFASANDLGILFQMMLNKGTYGGIQYFKPETVQEFTAKQSAVSRRGLGFDRWDPVLSKHYPSALASPQTYGHTGYTGTCIWVDPQYNLVYIFLSNRVYPKDSQLLVSRRIRPRIQDVVYEAIAKGLQP; this is encoded by the coding sequence ATGAAAAAAAGTAAGTACGGTTGGTTTACCGTTGTTATATCGGGTTTTATATTATTAAGTACGGCTTGCGCACAGCAGCCCCCATTGCTCACCTTACCTGCCGGCCCGGCCTACGTTACTGAAGAAGCACTGACAGAACAGTCGACTGTGCTGTTAAATAACGAACAAAACCTGGTTCCGTTGCAGGATTTGGATAAGAGCACTGTAGCAAGCGTTAGGTTTACCAATGCCTACGCACCGGTGTTTGACAGTTTACTGAACAAATACACGCATGTGCAAACCTTTAACGGGTTAACTTATAAATCGATTGATAAGCTGACGGATGATCTGAAGCTTTATAATACCATCGTATTACAGCTTACCGATATTGATTTAAACAATACTCAACTGATCAATTTTATTACCATGAATGATAAGCTTAAAAAGCTGGTGGTAGTTTATTGGGGAAGCGGTATTGCTTTAAGTAAACTGGATGCCGTAACTACACCGGTTATCTGGTGTTCACGTATCTCGGCGGTGGCAGCGGCTTATGCAGCACAGGCTGTTTTTGGCGGCGTTGCTATTACGCATAAACTTCAAAAAGGTGTTTCATCAAAATACACTTTGGGCTCTGGCTTTCTTACAGCTAAAACCCGTTTACAATATACTGTCCCCGAGGCAGCAGGCATAAAAGCCGACAATTTATCAGCTATTGATATTATTGCCCGCGAAGCAGTTAACGATCAGGCTACCCCCGGTTTTGTAGTGTTGGTAGCTAAAGATGGTAAAGTGATTTTTAATAAGGCTTATGGCTATCATACTTATGATAAAACGCAGCCCGATAAAATAACTGATATTTTTGATATTGCTTCGGTAACCAAAATATCTGCCACTACTATGGAGGTGATGAAGCTGGTAGAACAAAATAAGCTCAACCTCGACTCTACCGTGGGCAGTTATGTGGCATTAGCCCGTAATACCAATAAGAACAATATTAAGGTACGCGACCTGATGCTGCACCAGGCCGGACTAATTCCTTACATTCCGTTTTACGAGCGTATTAAAGTTGGCGATCATAGTTCTGATTCGTCTGCTGCTTATCCTACTAAAGTAGCCGATGGGTATTATATGCGTAAAGACTATTTTAAGGATGTAATGTGGCCGCAAATGCTTAACTCGCCGCTACGTGCCCGCGGGGTATACGTTTACAGCGACTTGAGCATGTATTTTATGAAAGAAGTTGTAGAAACTGTAACGGCCACGCCGCTCAACACTTACGTGCAGGATAACTTCTATAATCCGCTGGGCATGCAAACTGCCGGTTTTTTACCTCGTAACCGTTTCAGCAAAGACCAAATCATCCCTACCGAAAACGATACTTATTTCAGGCATACGCTACTAACAGGTTATGTGCACGATCAGGGCGCAGCCATGGTAGGCGGCGTTTCGGGCCATGCCGGTTTGTTTGCCTCGGCTAATGATCTGGGCATCCTGTTCCAGATGATGCTGAACAAAGGTACGTATGGCGGCATCCAGTATTTTAAACCCGAAACCGTACAAGAGTTCACAGCCAAGCAATCGGCTGTAAGTCGTCGTGGTTTAGGTTTCGACCGTTGGGATCCGGTTTTGAGCAAGCATTACCCGTCGGCCCTGGCGTCACCGCAAACATATGGGCATACGGGTTATACCGGCACCTGCATTTGGGTAGACCCGCAATATAATCTGGTTTATATATTTTTGTCAAACAGGGTATACCCTAAAGACTCGCAATTACTAGTAAGCCGTCGTATCCGCCCGCGTATCCAGGATGTGGTTTACGAGGCCATTGCCAAAGGCTTGCAGCCATAA
- a CDS encoding VOC family protein, with product MQSLNIPQGHQQVMPYLIVKNAAGFFHFMQAVFGATEKMKVMRDEYTIIHAEMELGSSIIMFTDATNEFPVQTAGLFIYVDDCDAVYLKALGLQAKSIMPPANQDYGRSAGISDPYGNTWWVTSVK from the coding sequence ATGCAAAGCTTAAATATACCCCAAGGCCATCAGCAGGTGATGCCTTACCTTATTGTAAAAAATGCCGCCGGCTTTTTCCATTTTATGCAAGCGGTTTTTGGCGCTACCGAAAAAATGAAGGTTATGCGCGATGAGTATACTATTATACACGCCGAAATGGAACTGGGCAGCAGCATCATTATGTTTACCGATGCTACCAACGAGTTTCCGGTGCAAACAGCTGGTTTGTTTATTTATGTTGACGACTGCGACGCTGTTTATTTGAAAGCGCTTGGCCTGCAAGCAAAAAGCATTATGCCACCCGCCAATCAAGATTACGGTCGCAGTGCAGGCATTTCAGATCCTTACGGCAATACGTGGTGGGTAACCTCGGTTAAATAA
- the bshA gene encoding N-acetyl-alpha-D-glucosaminyl L-malate synthase BshA, with amino-acid sequence MKIGIVCYPTFGGSGVVATELGKGLADRGHQVHFVTYNQPVRLDFFSENLFYHEVAVSKYPLFEYPPYELALASRLVDVVRFEKLDVLHVHYAIPHASAAFMAKQILATYGIHIPVITTLHGTDITLVGNDRTYKPVVTFSINQSDGVTSVSEHLKKDTYRYFEITKDIKVITNFIDLSRFNHTPKEHFKKAIAPEGEKILVHTSNFRRVKRTPDVIRIFAKVNERIPSKLLMVGDGQDRPECEQLARDLSVSHNVRFLGKQDAVEEIMSVSDLFLMPSQSESFGLAALEAMACRVPVISSNAGGLPELNVEGYTGFLRDVTDLDGMADQAVYILEDEDRLNTFKENALNHARKFDLATILPQYESFYMDVIAKSNLFNTID; translated from the coding sequence ATGAAAATTGGCATAGTTTGCTATCCAACCTTTGGGGGTAGCGGTGTTGTAGCTACCGAATTGGGCAAAGGCCTGGCCGATCGCGGTCACCAGGTGCATTTTGTGACCTATAACCAACCGGTACGCCTCGATTTTTTTTCCGAAAACTTATTTTACCATGAGGTTGCCGTAAGCAAATACCCTTTGTTTGAATACCCGCCTTATGAGTTGGCGTTGGCCAGCCGCCTGGTTGATGTGGTAAGGTTTGAAAAGCTGGACGTATTGCACGTACATTATGCCATCCCTCATGCTTCTGCGGCTTTTATGGCCAAGCAAATCCTGGCTACTTACGGCATTCATATCCCGGTTATTACTACGCTGCATGGTACTGATATTACTTTAGTGGGTAATGACCGTACTTATAAGCCCGTGGTTACCTTTTCAATTAATCAAAGTGATGGGGTAACGTCTGTTTCTGAACATTTAAAAAAGGATACTTACCGCTATTTCGAAATCACAAAAGATATTAAGGTAATTACCAATTTTATCGATCTGAGCCGGTTTAACCATACACCTAAAGAGCATTTTAAAAAGGCCATTGCGCCTGAAGGCGAAAAAATTCTGGTACACACTTCTAACTTCAGACGGGTAAAACGTACACCCGATGTGATCCGGATTTTTGCTAAAGTGAATGAACGAATTCCTTCAAAACTATTAATGGTGGGTGATGGGCAGGACCGGCCGGAGTGTGAACAATTGGCGCGTGACCTGAGTGTGAGCCATAACGTACGCTTTTTGGGCAAGCAGGATGCGGTAGAAGAAATTATGTCGGTATCCGATTTGTTTTTGATGCCGTCGCAGTCAGAAAGTTTTGGTTTGGCAGCATTAGAGGCCATGGCCTGCCGTGTGCCCGTCATCAGCAGTAATGCCGGCGGATTGCCCGAACTGAATGTAGAAGGCTACACCGGTTTTTTGCGTGATGTAACCGACTTAGATGGTATGGCCGACCAGGCCGTTTATATTTTAGAGGACGAAGATCGCCTGAATACATTTAAGGAGAATGCGCTTAATCATGCACGTAAGTTTGACTTAGCCACTATTTTGCCGCAATACGAGAGTTTTTATATGGATGTGATTGCCAAAAGCAATCTGTTTAACACGATAGACTGA
- the rplS gene encoding 50S ribosomal protein L19 — MDLVKFVEEQSVEKKQVPEFKSGDTVTVHYKIREGNKERVQLYQGVVIQRNSAGSTETFTVRKVSNGIGVERIFPVNSPNIDKIEVNSRGKVRRAKLFYLRELTGKAARIKSKRV, encoded by the coding sequence ATGGATTTAGTAAAATTTGTTGAAGAGCAGTCAGTTGAAAAAAAGCAAGTTCCTGAATTTAAATCAGGCGACACTGTAACTGTACACTATAAAATCAGAGAAGGTAACAAAGAGCGTGTGCAGCTATACCAAGGTGTAGTTATTCAACGTAACAGCGCTGGCAGCACTGAAACCTTTACCGTACGTAAAGTATCTAACGGTATTGGTGTTGAGCGTATTTTTCCTGTTAACTCTCCAAACATTGACAAAATTGAGGTAAACAGCCGCGGTAAAGTACGTCGTGCAAAATTATTCTATCTGCGCGAACTTACCGGTAAAGCTGCTCGTATCAAATCAAAACGCGTTTAA
- a CDS encoding bifunctional helix-turn-helix transcriptional regulator/GNAT family N-acetyltransferase, producing MDIYNKMGKMALGSRLRRLSETLTEQAGQVYQLYNIDMQPKWFPVFYALSTGETKSIVQLAREIGQSHPSVSILVKEMLKAGLIQNSSNSNDGRKSNVQLSDWGVKINERIQVQYADVNAAVEKAIGETQHDIWRAIEEWEFLLEQKDLLKRVEQEKKLRESRDVEIVDYQPKYKQAFKDLNEEWITTHFKMEESDYKALDHPEEYILNKGGYILMALYHDEPVGTCALIKMENHTFELAKMAVSPKAKGKGIGLLLGNAAINTARQAGAKQLYLESNTVLKPAINLYHKLGFTKIIGVPSPYERCNIQMSLKL from the coding sequence ATGGATATATATAACAAAATGGGAAAGATGGCTTTGGGAAGTCGTTTGAGGAGGTTAAGTGAAACATTGACCGAGCAGGCAGGCCAGGTTTATCAGCTTTATAATATTGATATGCAACCTAAATGGTTCCCGGTTTTTTATGCTTTGTCTACTGGAGAAACAAAGTCTATCGTGCAGCTTGCCCGCGAAATAGGGCAGTCACATCCATCGGTAAGCATTTTGGTTAAAGAGATGTTAAAAGCTGGCTTGATACAAAACAGCAGTAATAGTAATGACGGGCGTAAAAGCAACGTGCAATTATCTGACTGGGGGGTGAAAATTAATGAGCGTATACAGGTGCAATATGCTGATGTTAATGCCGCCGTGGAGAAAGCCATTGGAGAAACACAGCACGATATATGGCGGGCTATTGAAGAATGGGAGTTTTTATTAGAGCAAAAAGATTTATTAAAGCGTGTGGAACAAGAAAAAAAGTTACGGGAAAGCCGCGATGTGGAGATTGTAGATTATCAGCCGAAATATAAACAGGCTTTTAAGGATTTAAATGAAGAATGGATTACCACTCATTTTAAAATGGAAGAATCAGATTACAAGGCATTGGATCATCCCGAAGAATATATTTTAAATAAGGGTGGTTATATTTTGATGGCCTTGTATCATGATGAACCGGTGGGTACATGTGCCCTTATTAAAATGGAAAATCATACTTTTGAGTTAGCTAAAATGGCCGTATCACCAAAAGCTAAAGGTAAGGGCATTGGGTTGCTTTTAGGCAACGCTGCTATTAACACAGCACGGCAAGCAGGAGCCAAACAGTTGTACTTAGAAAGTAACACTGTATTAAAGCCGGCCATTAACCTCTACCATAAATTAGGCTTTACCAAAATAATAGGTGTTCCATCACCTTACGAACGTTGCAACATTCAAATGAGCTTAAAATTATAG